A window of Chitinophagales bacterium contains these coding sequences:
- a CDS encoding glutamate synthase subunit beta, with protein sequence MGKPTGFLEFTRSMPGKRAPQERLQDYKEFVAPYSDTALNEQSARCMNCGVPFCHSGCPLGNIIPEFNDAVYRQNWQEAYEILASTNNFPEFTGRICPAPCESACVLGINQPPVAIEEIEKHIIEMAFQKGLVKTRKPHLRSGKKVAVIGSGPAGLAAAAQLNYAGHQVTVYERDDEPGGLLRYGIPDFKLEKWVVERRVKLMEEEGVVFKCRQHVGVNVSINDLLRENHAIVLAGGSTKPRDLPVPGRELKGVYFAMQFLKQQNKRVSGKDPLDGGGIESNIWTDELFATGKNVLVIGGGDTGSDCVGTSNRQGAKLVTQFELLPKPPEGRTSTMPWPTYPMTLKTSSSHEEGCEREWAVATKAFIGDDQGNLKAVRVVDLEWKASEDGRPAGFTEREGSEREIPCELALLAMGFVHPQHDGLLNELEVELDERGNVRALEKNYQTNIPRIFTAGDMRRGQSLVVWAISEGRECARRVDMFLNGGHSVLESKDTSILHTL encoded by the coding sequence GTATGAATTGCGGAGTACCCTTTTGCCATAGCGGCTGTCCGCTGGGGAATATCATTCCCGAATTCAATGATGCCGTGTATCGTCAGAATTGGCAGGAAGCGTATGAGATCCTTGCATCGACCAATAACTTCCCCGAGTTCACCGGAAGGATCTGTCCGGCCCCCTGCGAAAGCGCCTGTGTGCTGGGTATCAACCAACCTCCGGTGGCGATTGAAGAGATCGAGAAACACATCATCGAAATGGCTTTTCAAAAAGGGTTGGTCAAAACCAGGAAACCACATTTGCGAAGCGGTAAAAAAGTAGCGGTTATTGGATCAGGTCCTGCGGGATTGGCGGCCGCCGCACAATTGAATTATGCCGGTCACCAGGTAACGGTTTATGAAAGGGATGATGAACCAGGAGGATTATTGCGCTATGGTATCCCTGATTTTAAATTGGAGAAATGGGTGGTGGAACGCCGGGTGAAACTGATGGAGGAAGAAGGAGTGGTGTTCAAATGTAGGCAGCATGTAGGGGTGAATGTGAGCATCAATGACCTCTTGCGCGAAAATCATGCAATCGTGCTGGCAGGTGGGTCAACCAAACCCCGCGACCTGCCCGTTCCCGGACGTGAACTTAAGGGTGTTTATTTCGCGATGCAATTTCTCAAGCAACAAAATAAACGCGTATCCGGAAAAGACCCGCTGGATGGTGGCGGTATCGAAAGCAATATCTGGACCGATGAATTATTTGCCACCGGAAAGAATGTCCTCGTGATCGGTGGTGGAGATACCGGAAGTGATTGTGTAGGCACTTCCAATCGCCAGGGCGCAAAGTTGGTCACACAATTTGAACTATTACCCAAACCACCGGAAGGAAGGACATCGACCATGCCCTGGCCCACCTATCCGATGACCCTTAAAACCTCTTCTTCGCATGAGGAAGGATGCGAAAGAGAATGGGCCGTAGCCACCAAGGCATTTATTGGTGACGATCAGGGAAACCTGAAAGCTGTAAGGGTAGTGGACCTGGAATGGAAGGCTTCTGAAGACGGACGCCCGGCAGGCTTTACCGAAAGGGAAGGTTCAGAAAGAGAAATACCCTGTGAACTCGCATTACTTGCTATGGGATTTGTACACCCCCAACATGATGGCCTCCTCAATGAACTTGAAGTGGAACTGGATGAGCGTGGGAATGTACGTGCGCTGGAAAAGAATTATCAAACCAATATCCCTCGCATTTTCACGGCCGGTGATATGCGACGTGGCCAGAGCCTGGTGGTGTGGGCCATCTCCGAAGGGCGCGAATGTGCCCGTAGGGTAGACATGTTCCTGAATGGGGGCCATTCGGTCCTGGAAAGCAAGGACACCTCCATTTTACATACATTATAA
- a CDS encoding ammonium transporter — MSKATAKQIAPFLILALVAIGAIFISPIADFADATKYNGADTAWIIVATALVFLMTPGLAFFYGGMVHRKNVISTMIKSVVAAGVVSIIWVVAGYSLAFGESVNGLIGNPMTHLFFKGVNSGEPWGLAPTIPKTLFSLFQLMFAIITPGLVVGAVAERIRFTSYILFIALFSVLVYAPLAHWSWHPDGILFKMGALDFAGGTVVHISAGCAALAGVLVLKRRQAHIEQREIPPANIPYVLIGTGLLWFGWFGFNAGSALGANALSVSAFATTNTAAAAAGLSWMFFDVLRGKKPSVLGFCIGAVVGLVAITPAAGFVAIPQSIFIGFIAAIVSNIAVHYKQKSKLDDTLDVFPCHGLGGMVGMILTGVFATKTVNAAGNDGLFYGNPSFFFTQLKAMALAVTYSFVVSYAIFKFINFILPLRVTSEEEEEGLDSTQHNEKYVQGTLLVHNNGKVEEKQNEGAH, encoded by the coding sequence ATGAGTAAGGCTACTGCGAAACAAATTGCACCCTTCCTGATCTTGGCCCTGGTAGCGATAGGTGCCATTTTCATTTCTCCGATTGCTGATTTTGCCGACGCGACGAAATACAATGGGGCCGATACGGCCTGGATCATTGTAGCCACAGCCCTGGTGTTTTTGATGACACCCGGACTTGCGTTTTTTTATGGTGGGATGGTTCACCGCAAGAACGTGATCTCTACCATGATCAAAAGTGTGGTGGCAGCCGGGGTGGTCAGCATCATTTGGGTGGTGGCTGGCTATAGCCTGGCCTTTGGCGAATCGGTCAACGGGTTAATTGGAAACCCGATGACGCATTTATTCTTCAAAGGCGTGAATTCGGGGGAACCCTGGGGACTGGCGCCCACGATTCCAAAGACCCTGTTCTCTTTGTTCCAGCTCATGTTCGCCATCATTACTCCCGGACTGGTAGTAGGGGCGGTGGCAGAGCGTATCCGTTTCACCTCGTACATTTTGTTCATTGCCTTATTCAGCGTTCTGGTATATGCACCACTGGCCCACTGGAGCTGGCATCCCGATGGCATCCTTTTCAAAATGGGTGCGCTTGACTTTGCCGGAGGTACTGTAGTACATATTTCTGCTGGTTGCGCCGCTCTTGCGGGTGTGCTGGTGCTGAAAAGAAGACAAGCCCATATTGAGCAGCGTGAAATTCCACCGGCCAATATTCCTTATGTATTAATTGGAACAGGTTTGCTGTGGTTTGGTTGGTTTGGTTTCAACGCCGGTTCGGCCCTGGGTGCCAACGCACTTTCGGTTTCTGCCTTTGCAACAACCAATACAGCAGCTGCTGCGGCCGGTCTCTCCTGGATGTTCTTTGATGTATTACGTGGAAAAAAACCCTCCGTACTTGGATTCTGTATTGGAGCGGTTGTCGGTTTGGTCGCCATCACGCCGGCTGCCGGTTTTGTGGCCATTCCGCAGAGCATCTTTATCGGCTTTATTGCCGCAATCGTGTCCAACATCGCCGTACACTATAAACAAAAATCAAAACTGGATGATACTCTGGATGTATTCCCCTGTCATGGACTGGGTGGTATGGTAGGTATGATCCTGACGGGCGTATTCGCTACAAAAACCGTAAATGCCGCTGGTAACGATGGTCTGTTCTATGGCAACCCAAGCTTTTTCTTTACCCAGTTAAAAGCCATGGCCCTCGCCGTTACCTACAGCTTTGTAGTGTCTTACGCCATTTTCAAATTCATCAACTTCATCCTGCCCCTTCGTGTAACCTCCGAAGAGGAAGAAGAAGGTCTGGATTCCACACAACACAATGAGAAGTATGTTCAGGGAACCCTGCTCGTACACAACAATGGTAAGGTGGAAGAAAAACAAAATGAAGGTGCCCATTAA
- a CDS encoding porin, with product MLRKISLLGSAILLSQALFSQDSTAEKPKPVITGSVDAYYRYNFQNAKDDGDFNNFTSFTNSQNSFELGMASIKIDHSVGKVGGVLDLGFGRRAQEFTYIEGDPDEDANGFFSLAAIKQAYVTYAPSDKVKFTLGKFGTHVGYELLDPQLNRNYSMGYMFSYGPFFHTGLKADFSISDNFSFMLGVANPTDLTTASFEKKFILGQLHGASSSGNLSAYLNFVGGKDNSNVSSSQFDAVVTGKVSDKFSIGYNGTVKSVKYMGTSDSWWGSALYLNVDPCDGFGLTLRGEYFDDKKDVAGFGTSFFATTLSGNVRLGNLTFIPELRLDSAKDPAFTKNDGSSTKSAASFIFAAVYSF from the coding sequence ATGTTACGAAAAATTTCATTGCTCGGATCGGCTATTCTTTTATCTCAGGCCCTATTTTCGCAGGATTCCACAGCGGAAAAACCCAAACCCGTGATTACCGGGAGCGTGGATGCCTATTACCGCTATAACTTCCAGAACGCCAAGGATGACGGCGATTTCAATAATTTCACCAGCTTTACCAATTCCCAGAACTCCTTTGAATTGGGGATGGCCTCCATTAAGATCGACCACAGCGTTGGCAAGGTAGGAGGTGTACTCGACCTGGGATTTGGACGCCGTGCCCAGGAATTCACCTATATCGAAGGTGATCCTGATGAGGATGCGAATGGCTTTTTTAGCCTTGCCGCGATCAAACAGGCCTATGTGACCTATGCCCCTTCGGACAAGGTAAAATTCACCCTGGGTAAATTTGGTACCCATGTAGGATATGAACTGCTTGATCCGCAATTGAACCGGAATTACAGCATGGGCTATATGTTCTCTTATGGGCCCTTTTTCCATACCGGTTTAAAAGCCGATTTCAGCATCAGTGATAATTTTAGTTTTATGCTGGGTGTAGCTAATCCTACTGACCTGACCACCGCCAGCTTTGAAAAGAAATTCATCCTCGGTCAACTCCATGGAGCCAGTTCAAGCGGCAACCTCAGTGCTTATCTGAACTTTGTGGGTGGAAAGGATAACTCCAATGTTAGTTCCTCCCAGTTCGATGCCGTGGTAACAGGTAAAGTATCCGATAAATTTAGTATCGGATATAATGGAACTGTGAAATCCGTTAAATACATGGGAACAAGTGATTCCTGGTGGGGATCGGCACTCTACCTGAATGTAGATCCTTGTGATGGGTTTGGATTGACCCTCCGGGGAGAATATTTCGACGATAAAAAGGATGTGGCTGGTTTTGGAACTTCCTTTTTCGCCACCACTTTATCGGGGAATGTACGTCTCGGCAACCTGACCTTTATCCCCGAACTCCGCCTGGATTCCGCTAAGGATCCGGCCTTTACCAAAAATGATGGGTCTTCTACGAAAAGCGCGGCGAGCTTCATCTTCGCAGCAGTCTATTCGTTCTAA
- a CDS encoding phosphoenolpyruvate carboxylase, with product MDHQSTTALQHFRNQVGIKFQLYNSLFTSLPFHRIEKTGILLSLLLSNCEEGYKKGQSPEEIIEDFFQKHTHFSTEEEKLDLLFRFVQYAERQVVLFDALEDAAFREVNDMGGAGTLKHLHAEMEDNGTETEMVEKLKDFSIRLVLTAHPTQFYPGSVLAIINDLAKALTENNTSQINMYLQQLGKTPFFKKQKPTPFDEAVSLIWYLENVFYAAVGRISNFLHKEFPESLQDGNPVIRMGFWPGGDRDGNPFVTADTTLRVAEALRGSIIKCYYLEVRRIRRRLTFDGVENRLAELEKALYNNIFIPGQRTDITRDDILFTLEELRQTIIYKHNGLFLHLLESLIHKVKVFGLHFASLDVRQDSRVHGQILEGLTRIKGVLDDGYVQLTEKEKIEKLLQQGPLPEGAVLEDPLEKDTLETMRVIRSVQQFNGEAGCNRYIISQCNSTLNVFEVMGLFQIAGWEKEKLNIDIIPLFETIDDLLHAGQVMTELYGHPVYRAHLRRRRNKQTIMLGFSDGTKDGGYLMANWSIFKAKETLTRISNEFGIDVLFFDGRGGPPARGGGKTHRFYSSMGTDISNKEIQLTIQGQTVSSNFGIIDSAQYNMEKLIHAGVTSEVFTKKEKTFSPDEDGLMQQLSEVSYAAYSDLKGHPYFLDYLAHASPLRFYSETNIGSRPAKRGASSRLELKDLRAIPFVGSWSQLKQNVTGYYGVGSALQEMDKRGHIPALKKLYRDSRFFKTLLDNCEMSMMKCFFPLTSFLRSHPKYGEIWEMIHREYELTRQYLHILSGQEPMSDFPVDKLSIQMRERIMLPLLTIQQFAITKVRKMEESLVDAPIKHTLGKLVMRCSFGIINAGRNSA from the coding sequence ATGGATCATCAGTCAACCACAGCGCTTCAGCATTTCAGAAACCAGGTGGGTATCAAGTTCCAACTGTACAATAGCCTGTTTACCTCTCTCCCATTTCACCGGATTGAGAAGACGGGTATCCTTTTATCCCTGTTGCTTTCCAATTGTGAGGAGGGATATAAGAAAGGGCAAAGTCCGGAAGAGATCATTGAGGATTTCTTTCAAAAGCATACCCATTTTTCCACGGAGGAAGAAAAGCTTGATCTGCTTTTTCGATTTGTGCAATATGCCGAAAGACAGGTGGTACTCTTTGATGCGCTTGAGGATGCGGCTTTTCGTGAGGTAAACGATATGGGTGGCGCGGGTACCCTTAAGCATTTGCATGCGGAAATGGAGGACAATGGGACGGAGACCGAGATGGTGGAGAAATTAAAGGATTTTTCTATCCGGTTGGTATTGACCGCACACCCCACTCAATTCTATCCCGGAAGTGTATTGGCCATCATCAATGATCTGGCTAAAGCGCTTACGGAGAACAATACGAGCCAGATCAATATGTATCTCCAGCAATTGGGGAAAACACCTTTTTTCAAAAAACAGAAACCCACTCCTTTTGACGAAGCGGTCAGCCTGATATGGTACCTGGAGAATGTATTTTATGCCGCGGTAGGGAGGATCAGTAATTTCCTGCATAAGGAATTCCCGGAATCTTTACAGGATGGCAATCCGGTGATCCGGATGGGGTTCTGGCCCGGAGGTGACAGGGATGGTAATCCGTTTGTCACAGCCGATACAACGCTTCGCGTAGCTGAAGCCCTGCGAGGTTCGATCATCAAATGCTATTACCTGGAAGTAAGACGGATCCGTCGGCGACTCACCTTTGACGGGGTGGAGAATCGGCTGGCCGAACTGGAAAAAGCCCTGTACAATAATATTTTCATTCCGGGACAGCGGACGGATATCACGCGGGATGATATCCTGTTTACCCTTGAGGAGTTGAGACAAACCATCATTTATAAACACAATGGTTTATTCCTCCATTTGCTTGAGAGCCTTATCCATAAAGTGAAGGTATTTGGCCTGCACTTTGCCTCCCTGGATGTACGACAGGACAGCCGCGTACATGGGCAGATACTGGAAGGACTTACCCGGATAAAAGGGGTGCTGGATGATGGCTATGTCCAATTAACGGAAAAAGAAAAGATCGAGAAATTGCTTCAACAGGGTCCTTTACCTGAAGGGGCGGTATTGGAAGATCCGTTGGAAAAAGATACCCTGGAGACCATGCGGGTCATTCGCTCGGTACAACAATTCAATGGAGAAGCAGGTTGTAACCGGTATATCATCAGCCAATGTAACAGTACACTGAATGTCTTTGAAGTGATGGGATTGTTTCAGATAGCAGGTTGGGAAAAGGAGAAACTCAATATTGACATCATACCCTTATTTGAAACCATTGATGATCTGCTCCATGCAGGTCAGGTTATGACTGAATTATACGGGCATCCGGTGTATCGCGCGCATCTCCGCCGCCGTCGCAATAAACAAACCATCATGTTGGGTTTTTCCGATGGCACAAAAGACGGTGGATATCTGATGGCCAATTGGAGCATCTTTAAAGCCAAGGAAACCCTCACCCGCATATCCAATGAGTTTGGTATCGATGTGTTGTTCTTTGACGGACGTGGCGGTCCACCGGCGAGAGGTGGTGGCAAGACCCATCGCTTTTACTCCTCCATGGGAACGGATATTTCGAATAAGGAGATCCAGCTTACCATTCAGGGGCAAACTGTCAGTTCGAATTTTGGGATCATCGACTCGGCCCAATACAATATGGAAAAGCTGATCCACGCCGGAGTCACCAGTGAAGTGTTTACCAAAAAAGAGAAGACCTTTAGTCCGGATGAGGATGGTTTGATGCAACAATTATCCGAAGTCAGCTATGCCGCCTATTCTGACTTAAAGGGACATCCCTATTTCCTCGACTATCTGGCCCATGCCAGTCCCTTGCGTTTTTACAGTGAAACAAATATTGGCAGCCGTCCGGCCAAACGCGGTGCCTCTTCGAGGCTGGAGTTAAAAGACCTTCGGGCGATCCCCTTTGTGGGTTCCTGGAGCCAGTTAAAGCAAAATGTAACTGGTTATTATGGTGTAGGTTCGGCCTTACAGGAAATGGACAAACGCGGGCATATACCGGCGTTAAAAAAACTATATCGGGATTCCCGGTTCTTTAAAACCCTGCTGGATAATTGTGAGATGTCGATGATGAAATGCTTTTTCCCATTGACCAGTTTTCTGCGTAGCCACCCCAAATATGGGGAGATATGGGAAATGATCCACCGGGAATATGAATTGACCCGTCAATACCTGCATATACTCTCCGGGCAGGAACCCATGTCTGATTTTCCGGTTGATAAATTATCGATCCAAATGCGTGAGCGGATCATGCTGCCTCTGCTGACCATTCAGCAATTCGCCATTACCAAAGTACGGAAGATGGAAGAATCATTGGTAGATGCTCCTATCAAGCATACACTGGGGAAATTGGTGATGCGGTGTTCGTTTGGAATTATTAATGCCGGAAGGAATTCGGCGTAG
- the thrA gene encoding bifunctional aspartate kinase/homoserine dehydrogenase I, translating into MQVLKFGGTSVGSVSAIRQIRSILEERVKQDQLWVVVSAFGGTTDLLLKSGQLAAAGEEEYKEFLGQMEKRHLEAVKELLPLQAQSGVLSQVKTLCNEIEDICSGIFLLGEMTARSYDKLLSYGELLSSVIIAAAFKAHGMECAWKDTRELILTDSRFGQAAVDMHVTNEKIQAFQKETSSRLIIFPGFIARNEQGVTTTLGRGGSDYTAALLAAAAGASLLDIWTDVSGMMTADPRWVPNARIIPSISYHEAMELSHFGAKVIYPPTIQPVLAKKIPIRIKNTFSPNDPGTMISDEPEKNGSMIRGISSINHIALLSLEGSGMIGVPGFAKRLFEALSSAGVNVILITQGSSEHSICVGVDAANAELARTAVDTAFAAEIAFKKVDPLVVEKDLSIVALVGEQMKSHTGISGKMFGVMGRNGVNVRAIAQGSSEKNISAVVSTPDVRKAINVLHEEFFEKVNKQVNLFICGVGNVGSKLLMQLDQQRQFLSEQLRLQVRIVGLANSKQFVFSDEGVDPGKWKESLEKGEKGGIDDFVKAIIQRNLRNSVFVDVTASDAVAGVYQQLLEKSISVVACNKIACSSVYSHYRKLKDLAREFNASFLFETNVGAGLPVIGTLNDLLRSGDKVNRMEAVLSGTLNFVFNNYNATRPFAEVVKQAQEEGYTEPDPRLDLGGTDVMRKIMILARESGQPLEMEQIANRSFMPASCMQGTVADFYNEMAKEENHFKKLYEEAAAKGMKLKFVAKYENGKAEVGLQHIDPQHDLYHLYGKDNVVLFYTDRYREQPMVIKGAGAGAEVTASGVFADVMRAARM; encoded by the coding sequence ATGCAGGTTTTAAAGTTTGGCGGTACATCGGTTGGTTCGGTGTCAGCCATCAGGCAGATCAGGTCGATTCTGGAAGAAAGGGTAAAGCAGGATCAGTTATGGGTGGTGGTTTCCGCTTTTGGCGGTACAACCGATCTCTTGCTGAAGAGTGGTCAACTCGCCGCTGCTGGAGAAGAGGAGTATAAAGAATTTCTCGGGCAAATGGAGAAAAGACACCTGGAGGCGGTAAAAGAATTATTGCCGCTCCAGGCACAAAGTGGTGTACTGTCACAAGTAAAAACCTTATGCAACGAGATCGAGGACATCTGCAGCGGTATTTTTCTGCTGGGGGAAATGACGGCCAGGAGTTATGATAAATTACTCAGTTATGGCGAATTACTTTCTTCCGTGATCATAGCTGCGGCTTTTAAAGCGCATGGAATGGAATGTGCCTGGAAGGATACCCGGGAACTGATCCTTACCGACTCACGGTTTGGACAGGCAGCAGTAGATATGCACGTGACCAATGAAAAAATTCAGGCATTCCAAAAAGAAACCTCTTCCCGGTTGATTATTTTCCCCGGGTTTATTGCCAGAAATGAACAGGGAGTGACCACTACACTGGGACGTGGCGGATCGGATTATACCGCGGCATTGCTCGCAGCCGCAGCAGGGGCATCCTTACTGGATATTTGGACTGATGTTTCAGGTATGATGACAGCCGACCCCCGATGGGTACCCAATGCCCGTATCATTCCTTCGATCTCCTATCATGAGGCCATGGAACTTTCGCATTTTGGCGCCAAAGTGATCTATCCGCCGACGATTCAACCGGTATTGGCCAAAAAGATCCCGATCCGCATCAAGAATACCTTTTCTCCCAATGACCCGGGTACGATGATCAGTGATGAACCGGAAAAGAATGGAAGTATGATTCGTGGTATATCCAGTATCAATCATATTGCCTTGCTTAGTCTGGAAGGCAGTGGCATGATCGGTGTGCCGGGATTTGCCAAGCGATTGTTTGAGGCGCTTTCCAGTGCGGGTGTCAATGTTATTCTGATCACGCAGGGTTCTTCCGAACATTCGATCTGTGTTGGAGTGGATGCCGCCAATGCCGAATTGGCCCGTACCGCAGTGGATACCGCTTTTGCTGCCGAGATCGCGTTTAAGAAAGTGGACCCTCTGGTGGTGGAAAAGGATTTGTCGATCGTAGCCCTGGTGGGTGAACAAATGAAGAGTCATACCGGGATCAGTGGAAAGATGTTTGGCGTCATGGGACGCAATGGGGTGAATGTACGGGCCATTGCCCAGGGTTCATCAGAAAAGAATATCTCTGCGGTGGTTTCTACTCCGGATGTTCGTAAAGCGATCAACGTTTTGCATGAAGAATTTTTTGAGAAGGTAAACAAACAAGTGAACCTGTTTATTTGTGGGGTGGGGAATGTAGGGAGTAAATTACTCATGCAATTGGACCAGCAGCGGCAATTCCTGTCGGAGCAACTCCGACTACAGGTCAGGATCGTAGGGTTGGCAAACAGCAAACAGTTTGTATTTTCCGATGAAGGCGTGGATCCGGGTAAGTGGAAAGAATCGCTTGAAAAAGGGGAGAAGGGCGGTATTGATGATTTTGTAAAAGCCATCATACAACGTAACCTGCGGAATTCCGTATTTGTAGATGTAACCGCCAGTGATGCAGTAGCAGGCGTTTATCAGCAGTTATTGGAAAAAAGTATTTCCGTTGTGGCCTGCAACAAGATCGCTTGTTCTTCTGTCTATTCCCATTATAGAAAATTGAAGGACCTGGCCCGGGAATTCAATGCTTCCTTTTTATTTGAAACCAATGTTGGAGCGGGTTTGCCCGTGATCGGCACCTTGAACGATCTCCTTCGCAGTGGCGATAAGGTCAACCGCATGGAGGCCGTTTTAAGTGGCACCCTCAATTTTGTATTTAATAATTATAATGCTACCCGACCTTTTGCCGAGGTGGTAAAACAGGCCCAGGAAGAAGGGTACACCGAACCCGATCCACGTCTTGATCTTGGTGGAACCGATGTGATGCGAAAGATCATGATCCTCGCGCGCGAATCCGGACAACCACTGGAAATGGAGCAGATCGCCAACCGGTCATTTATGCCGGCGAGTTGTATGCAGGGCACCGTAGCGGATTTTTATAATGAAATGGCCAAGGAAGAAAATCATTTTAAGAAATTGTACGAAGAAGCCGCAGCCAAAGGGATGAAATTGAAATTTGTAGCTAAATATGAAAATGGCAAGGCCGAAGTCGGGCTGCAGCATATCGATCCTCAACATGACCTTTATCACCTGTATGGAAAAGATAATGTGGTTTTGTTTTATACTGATCGGTACCGCGAACAACCCATGGTGATCAAAGGAGCCGGCGCTGGCGCAGAAGTAACAGCCTCAGGCGTATTTGCGGATGTAATGCGGGCTGCGAGGATGTGA
- a CDS encoding homoserine kinase, which produces MKSTIKIHAPATIANLVCGFDILGLALEEPYDEITMSLSEEPGIRIRHTDGYGLPEEASRNVSGAALQALMDEYQKPVGFDLIVHKHIMPGSGLGSSAASSAGAVVAANKLLGEPFTKHDLVRFAMHGEKLASGVKHADNITPAIYGGVTLIRSIFPLDIVPLSAPPMYVTVVHPQIEVKTSDARQILRKEVQLKNAIRQWGNIAGLVTGLLQSDYALIGRSLEDVVVEPIRSILIPGFEEVKKRSKEAGALGGGISGSGPSLFMLCQEENTAHQIAGEMKSVYQQLGLDHRIYVTQINREGVSIVN; this is translated from the coding sequence ATGAAAAGTACCATAAAAATACACGCCCCCGCCACCATCGCCAACCTTGTCTGTGGGTTTGACATACTGGGTTTGGCGCTGGAGGAACCTTATGACGAGATCACGATGTCCTTGTCTGAGGAGCCGGGGATCCGAATCAGGCATACAGATGGGTATGGATTGCCCGAAGAAGCATCACGCAATGTTTCCGGGGCTGCCTTGCAGGCTTTGATGGATGAATATCAAAAACCGGTAGGGTTTGATCTGATCGTTCATAAACATATCATGCCCGGTAGTGGTTTGGGTTCGAGTGCTGCCAGCTCAGCAGGTGCAGTAGTGGCGGCGAATAAATTATTAGGTGAACCATTTACCAAACATGACCTTGTGCGTTTCGCCATGCATGGCGAAAAGTTGGCGAGTGGGGTAAAACATGCTGATAACATTACGCCGGCGATCTATGGAGGTGTTACCCTGATCCGGTCCATCTTTCCGTTGGATATCGTTCCTCTTTCTGCGCCACCCATGTATGTGACGGTGGTGCACCCCCAGATAGAAGTGAAGACCTCCGATGCGCGTCAGATCCTGCGAAAAGAAGTGCAATTGAAGAATGCCATTCGACAGTGGGGTAATATCGCGGGACTGGTTACCGGGTTGCTGCAATCGGATTATGCACTTATCGGCCGGTCCCTGGAGGATGTAGTGGTAGAACCCATTCGCAGTATCCTTATTCCGGGTTTTGAAGAGGTTAAAAAAAGAAGCAAGGAAGCAGGGGCTCTGGGGGGAGGTATCTCCGGATCAGGACCATCGCTATTTATGTTGTGCCAGGAAGAGAATACCGCCCATCAGATAGCAGGTGAAATGAAATCAGTGTATCAGCAATTGGGATTGGATCACCGGATATATGTAACACAGATCAATAGGGAAGGTGTCAGCATTGTTAATTAG